In Flavobacterium gelatinilyticum, a genomic segment contains:
- the purD gene encoding phosphoribosylamine--glycine ligase codes for MTILLLGSGGREHAFAWKMTQSPLCEKLFVVPGNAGTAAIAENVAISATDFEAVKALVLKENISLVVVGPEDPLVKGIYDYFKNDESLKHIPVIGPSKLGAQLEGSKEFAKEFLMKHNIPTAAYDSFTAETVEEGCKFLETLQPPFVLKADGLAAGKGVLIIQDLEEAKTELRNMLVHEKFGAASSKVVIEEFLDGIELSCFVLTDGKSYKILPTAKDYKRIGEGDTGLNTGGMGAVSPVPYVDAVLMEKIETRIVKPTIEGFQKDGIEYKGFVFIGLINVKNEPIVIEYNVRMGDPETEVVVPRLKSDLVELFLSVADQKLGDFNLEVDPRSATTVMVVSGGYPEDFEKGKVITGLENITDSIVFHAGTKLDNENVVTNGGRVLAITSYGDDFQQAIKKSYQNIDKLNFDKMYFRKDIGFDLI; via the coding sequence ATGACAATTTTATTATTGGGATCAGGCGGAAGAGAGCATGCTTTTGCATGGAAAATGACTCAAAGCCCGCTTTGCGAAAAACTTTTTGTAGTACCTGGAAATGCAGGAACAGCTGCAATTGCCGAGAATGTGGCAATATCTGCTACAGATTTTGAAGCCGTAAAAGCTCTTGTACTTAAAGAAAATATAAGTTTAGTAGTCGTAGGACCTGAAGATCCGTTGGTAAAAGGTATTTATGATTATTTTAAAAATGACGAAAGTTTAAAACATATCCCTGTAATTGGACCATCAAAACTTGGTGCACAATTAGAAGGAAGTAAAGAATTTGCAAAAGAATTCTTGATGAAACATAATATTCCGACTGCGGCTTACGACAGTTTTACTGCCGAAACGGTTGAAGAAGGATGTAAATTTCTTGAAACATTGCAGCCGCCATTCGTTTTAAAAGCAGACGGATTAGCAGCTGGAAAGGGAGTTTTGATTATTCAGGATCTTGAAGAAGCAAAAACAGAATTGAGAAATATGTTGGTTCATGAAAAATTTGGAGCAGCAAGTTCAAAAGTGGTTATCGAAGAATTCCTGGACGGAATCGAATTGAGCTGTTTTGTTTTAACAGACGGAAAAAGCTATAAAATTCTTCCAACTGCAAAAGATTACAAACGTATTGGAGAAGGAGATACAGGTTTAAACACAGGCGGAATGGGAGCAGTTTCTCCGGTTCCTTATGTAGATGCAGTTTTAATGGAAAAAATTGAAACGCGTATCGTAAAACCAACTATCGAAGGTTTCCAAAAAGACGGAATCGAATACAAAGGTTTTGTGTTTATTGGTTTGATCAATGTAAAAAATGAACCAATCGTTATCGAATACAACGTAAGAATGGGAGATCCGGAAACTGAAGTTGTGGTTCCGAGACTGAAATCAGATTTAGTCGAATTGTTTTTGTCTGTTGCAGATCAGAAATTAGGAGATTTTAATTTAGAAGTAGATCCAAGAAGCGCAACAACTGTCATGGTGGTTTCTGGCGGATATCCTGAAGATTTTGAAAAAGGAAAAGTAATTACGGGATTAGAAAATATTACTGATTCGATAGTTTTTCACGCAGGAACAAAATTAGATAATGAAAATGTCGTTACTAATGGAGGACGTGTTTTGGCAATAACATCATACGGAGATGATTTTCAACAGGCCATAAAAAAATCTTACCAAAATATAGATAAACTAAATTTTGATAAGATGTATTTTAGAAAAGATATTGGCTTCGATTTAATCTAA
- a CDS encoding ORF6N domain-containing protein: MDNHSLLSEETISNKIYFIRGQKVMLDRDLALLYGIETKVLKQSVKRNILRFPEDFMFELNKTEFENWRSQFVTSNSDKIGLRYSPMAFTEHGVLMLSSVLKSDKAIQTNIQIMRIFTKVRQMLLDTTEIKVDILQIQKKLENHDKNIELVFSYLDELTEKKENETKRTKIGYKK, from the coding sequence ATGGACAATCATTCTCTGCTTTCTGAGGAAACAATTTCTAATAAAATATATTTTATTCGTGGACAAAAAGTGATGCTTGATCGAGATCTGGCTTTGCTTTATGGAATAGAGACTAAAGTTCTCAAACAATCTGTTAAAAGGAATATCTTAAGATTTCCAGAAGATTTTATGTTTGAACTTAACAAAACTGAATTTGAAAATTGGAGGTCACAATTTGTGACCTCCAATTCTGATAAGATTGGTTTAAGATATTCACCAATGGCTTTCACAGAACATGGCGTTTTAATGCTTTCAAGTGTCTTAAAAAGTGATAAAGCAATTCAAACCAATATTCAAATTATGAGGATTTTTACGAAAGTGAGACAAATGCTTTTGGATACTACAGAAATAAAAGTTGATATTCTTCAGATTCAAAAGAAGTTGGAGAATCATGATAAAAATATAGAGTTGGTGTTTTCTTATTTGGATGAATTAACCGAAAAGAAAGAAAACGAAACTAAAAGAACTAAAATTGGATATAAAAAGTAA
- a CDS encoding DUF6341 family protein, whose product MTAFFEGIQYLFVNILFAPLDFLRRLELITWFGANTINWIFMIICSAAIVYWIKQLRIFDDAGTENQDTTAHSFLK is encoded by the coding sequence ATGACAGCTTTTTTTGAAGGAATACAATACTTATTCGTTAACATTTTGTTTGCTCCTCTTGACTTTTTACGTCGTTTGGAATTAATTACATGGTTTGGTGCAAACACGATCAACTGGATTTTCATGATCATCTGCTCTGCTGCAATTGTTTATTGGATTAAACAATTACGTATTTTTGATGATGCCGGAACAGAAAACCAAGATACAACAGCTCATTCATTCTTAAAATAA
- a CDS encoding DUF6427 family protein, translating to MITSVFKKSTPLNYSLVVILILVFFFMFQIRETSWINSYFTIFQKVSLLCFILASFFMVNFIVKKNGLSKDNGYSIFFYLLFLLFFPTIFNNPNVVYANFFVLLALRRLISLQSLKASKEKIFDASFWIFVAALFQFWSILFLILVFISIIFHVSRDYRNWVLPFIALLAVGIVFLMISFIFKIDVIEFFQTRAVIDFKIDYFKNNYENGALSIYVAAALFFVVSMLSTLSNRPQIVHSSYKKVVACFFIAALVFIVSPDKSNDLLLFSIAPLTIMATSHVEYMHQKLNNEIAFYVLILCSLFTFFSQL from the coding sequence ATGATAACAAGTGTTTTTAAAAAATCTACGCCATTAAATTATTCATTGGTTGTAATTTTGATACTGGTTTTCTTTTTTATGTTTCAAATTAGGGAAACGTCTTGGATAAATTCTTATTTCACAATATTCCAAAAAGTGAGTTTATTGTGTTTTATTTTGGCTTCTTTTTTCATGGTAAATTTTATCGTAAAGAAAAACGGACTCAGTAAAGACAACGGATACTCGATATTTTTCTACTTATTATTTTTATTGTTTTTTCCCACGATATTTAATAATCCAAATGTAGTATATGCTAATTTTTTTGTACTGCTGGCATTGCGAAGATTAATTTCGCTGCAATCCTTAAAAGCGTCAAAAGAAAAAATATTCGATGCTTCGTTTTGGATTTTTGTAGCGGCCTTATTTCAATTCTGGAGTATTTTGTTTTTGATTTTGGTATTTATATCTATAATTTTTCACGTTTCAAGGGATTATAGAAACTGGGTTTTACCATTTATAGCACTTTTGGCCGTTGGGATTGTTTTTTTAATGATCTCCTTTATATTCAAAATAGATGTAATTGAGTTTTTTCAAACACGTGCCGTAATCGATTTTAAAATAGACTATTTCAAAAACAATTACGAAAACGGTGCTTTATCAATTTATGTTGCGGCAGCATTATTTTTTGTCGTTTCGATGTTATCAACACTATCAAACAGACCACAAATTGTACATAGTTCTTATAAAAAAGTTGTAGCCTGTTTTTTTATTGCAGCATTGGTATTTATTGTTTCTCCGGACAAAAGTAATGACCTGTTGTTATTCAGCATTGCGCCTTTGACCATTATGGCAACAAGTCACGTAGAATACATGCACCAGAAACTTAATAACGAAATTGCATTTTACGTATTAATTCTGTGCAGTTTGTTTACTTTTTTCTCACAATTATAA
- a CDS encoding phenylacetate--CoA ligase family protein has protein sequence MIRLFDLSLQLNGFPIKKAKAELDKIVHFSEEEYVTFLENKKKEIVDFHLKNNAFYKELVGNTNVEKWENLPILNKQNLQKPLDERLSKGYSKKNIYLNKTSGSSGTPFVFAKDKYSHALTWASNIMRFGWFGIDFNHSYQARFYGIPMDFIGYQKERLKDFLTHRFRFPVFDLSDEVLEKFLQKFKTKKFDYINGYTSSIVLFAKYLEQKNIVLSDICPTLKACFVTSEMLFETDKKLLEKQFRIPIISEYGASELDLIAFENPQGEWQVNAETLFVEILDEKNNPVPHGTEGKIVITSLFNKANPFIRYEIGDIGILDEKSTPQKPILKKLIGRTNDVALLPSGKKSPGLTFYYVTKSIIEDDGNVKEFIIKQTKLDTFEIEYVSENELASEQIEKIKQAIDLYLEPYLKFSFTRKTVLERTNRGKLKQFKSYL, from the coding sequence ATGATTCGTCTTTTTGATCTTTCCCTTCAACTAAATGGTTTTCCGATAAAGAAAGCTAAAGCCGAATTGGATAAAATTGTCCATTTTTCTGAAGAAGAATATGTTACATTTCTTGAAAATAAAAAGAAGGAAATTGTTGACTTTCATCTAAAAAACAATGCTTTTTACAAGGAATTAGTAGGAAATACAAATGTTGAAAAATGGGAAAATCTACCTATTTTAAACAAGCAAAATTTACAGAAGCCTCTAGACGAAAGACTTTCAAAAGGGTATTCTAAAAAAAACATTTACCTCAACAAAACATCAGGCTCAAGCGGAACGCCTTTTGTTTTTGCAAAAGACAAATATTCGCATGCTTTAACCTGGGCATCAAACATCATGAGATTTGGCTGGTTTGGAATTGATTTTAATCATTCCTATCAGGCTCGTTTTTATGGCATTCCGATGGATTTTATTGGATATCAAAAAGAACGTCTAAAAGATTTTCTGACGCATCGTTTCCGATTTCCAGTTTTTGATTTATCTGATGAAGTTTTGGAAAAATTTCTTCAAAAATTCAAAACCAAAAAATTCGATTACATCAACGGCTACACAAGTTCTATTGTATTGTTTGCTAAATATTTGGAACAAAAAAATATAGTTCTAAGTGATATTTGCCCCACTTTAAAAGCTTGTTTTGTTACATCAGAAATGCTTTTTGAAACGGATAAAAAATTGCTGGAAAAACAATTCCGTATTCCAATTATCAGCGAATACGGCGCTTCTGAATTAGATTTAATTGCTTTCGAAAATCCTCAAGGCGAATGGCAGGTAAATGCTGAAACATTATTTGTCGAAATTTTAGACGAAAAAAATAATCCTGTTCCACATGGAACAGAAGGAAAAATTGTAATTACTTCCTTATTCAACAAAGCAAACCCTTTCATTCGATATGAAATTGGCGACATTGGAATTCTCGATGAAAAAAGCACGCCTCAAAAACCAATTCTGAAAAAACTTATTGGAAGAACTAATGATGTAGCCCTTTTGCCAAGTGGAAAAAAATCGCCGGGATTGACATTTTATTACGTTACCAAAAGCATAATCGAAGATGATGGAAACGTAAAGGAGTTCATTATCAAACAAACCAAATTAGATACTTTTGAAATTGAATATGTTTCTGAAAATGAATTAGCTTCAGAACAAATCGAAAAAATAAAACAAGCGATAGATTTATATCTGGAACCCTATTTAAAGTTCAGTTTTACAAGAAAAACGGTTTTAGAAAGAACTAACCGCGGTAAATTAAAACAATTCAAATCGTATTTATAA